In Bradyrhizobium symbiodeficiens, the genomic stretch CTGAAGATCGTTGCGGGCTCCATGCGCGAAGCCTTCGGCGTCCAGAGCGAAGCCCGTTACGCCGGCATCATCGAATCCGACGGCCTGCCGACCCGCGCGCGGCTGAAGAACGTCGACCACATCCAGCCAGAAGAGTCGTCGAACACGCCGACGCCGGATCAGGAGGATCACGACAAGACGTCGGGCGCGAGGATGAAGGTCGACCGGAATTTCGCGCTGGCCGCCGCCTCGCTGAGGCAGGCGCTACAGGACATGCCGGAACTGACCGAGATATCCAAGCACATCATGTTCGAGGAGACCAAGCAGGGCCTCAACCTGGAGATCGTCGACCAGGACGGCCGTTCGATGTTCGCCGACGGCTCCAAGGTGCCCTATGATCGCACCCGCCGGCTCGTCGAGAAGCTCGCGATCCCGCTCAAGGCCACGCCGCTGCGCGTCTCCATCGCCGGCCATACCGCGGCCGGCTTCGTGCCGAACCGCAGCGACTACGGCGCCTTCGATCTATCGGCCGACCGCGCCAATGCGGTGCGTCAGATCCTCGAACGCGAGGGCCTGCCGCCGTCTCACATCTTCGCCGTCTCCGGCAAGGCGGACACCCAGCCGCTGTTTCCCGACGATCCCTCGCTCGCGGCGAACCGGCGGGTGACCATCACCCTGATGCGCGAGGATCCGCCGCTGCCGCCGAATCTGAAGCCCTAGGCCTCTTGCGCTACCATCTTACCTGAGGCATGTCGTCACGCTGGCGACGAACGTGGCCGCGCCGTCACAGCATCCGTCTCGGCACCTGCTATGGTGATGGGCCGATTGACAGGCGCGGCGGAAGCGTCAAAAGGCGCCGGATCAATTCCAGGGAAGAAGCGTTTTCCACCTCCATGACGGCGAGCATCACACAGGCCGAGACCCAGGACGGGCCGGTCACCTCGGGCTTTTGGTCCCTTACGCTCGGGAGCATCGGCGTCGTCTTCGGCGATATCGGCACCTCGCCGCTCTACGCATTCCATGAGGCCGTCAGGGGCGCCGCCCATGGTGCGCCGGTCTCACGCGTCATGGTGCTCGGCGTGCTCTCGCTGATCCTGTGGGCGCTGCTGATCGTCGTCACCGCCAAATACGTCCTGCTGCTGCTGCGCGCCGACAACAACGGGGAGGGCGGCACGCTCTCGCTGATGGCACTCGGGCAGCGCGCACTCGGGCGGCGGAGCTGGTTTCTGCTCGCCCTCGGCGTGGTCGGCGCCTCCATGTTCATCGGCGATTCCATGATCACGCCGGCGATCTCGGTGCTATCGGCGGTCGAGGGCCTGAAGCTCGCGGCGCCCGCGCTCGAGCACTATGTCGTGCCGCTCACCGTCTTCATCCTGGTGCTGTTGTTCGCGGTGCAGAGCAAGGGGACCGCGCTGGTGGCCTCGGCCTTCGGGCCGGTGATGGTGGTCTGGTTCACCGTCATCGCCGTCATGGGGGCCGTCCACATCGCCGATGACCCGTCCGTGCTGGCGGCGATCAATCCCTATTACGCCGTGCAGTTCGTGCTGTCGCACGGCACGATCGGCCTCGTGACGCTCGGTGCCGTGTTCCTGGCGGTCACCGGCGGCGAGGCGCTCTATGCCGATCTCGGACATTTCGGCCGCAAGCCGATCCAGTCGGCCTGGATGTTCTTCGTGCTGCCCGCGCTCTTGATCAACTATTTCGGGCAGGGCGCCCTGGTGCTGTCCGATCCCAGCGCGATCGAACACTCGTTCTATCGCATGGTGCCCGAGAGCCTGGTGCTGCCGCTGGTCGGGCTTGCGACCGCCGCGACCGTGATCGCGAGCCAGGCGGTGATCACCGGCGCCTATTCGCTGGTCTATCAGGCGGTGCAGCTCGGCCTCCTGCCGCGCTTCGAGGTTCGCTACACCTCCGAGACTCACGCCGGCCAGATCTACCTGCCGCGGGTGAACCGGCTGCTGCTGATCGGCGTCATGCTGCTGGTGCTGCTGTTCCACACCCCCAGCAATCTGGCTTCGGCCTACGGCATCGCGGTCTCCACCACGATGGTCGCCGACGGCATCATGGGCTTCGTCGTGATCTGGAAATTGTGGAACTGGCGCGCCGCGACGGCTGCGGCCGTGATCGTGCCCTTCGTCATCGTCGATCTGAGCTTCTTCAGCGCCAATCTCCTGAAGCTGCTCGAGGGCGCCTGGGTGCCACTGTTGTTCGGCGTGGCCATGGCGGGAACGATCTGGACCTGGCGGAAGGGCTCCGGGATCCTGATTCAGAAGACGCGCCGGATCGAGGTGCCGCTGGACGATCTGATCCGCAGCCTGGAGAAGCGGCCGCCGCACGTCGTCAAGGGCACCGCGGTGTTCCTGACCAGCGATCCCGCCTTCGTGCCGACCGCGCTCTTGCACAATCTCAAGCACAACAAGGTGCTGCACGAGCACAACGTGGTCCTGACCATCGAGACCGCGCATACGCCGCGGGTCGACCTCGCGGAGCGGTTCCGCATGGAGAAGATCAGCGACAAGTTCTCGAAAGTCCGCCTGCGCTTCGGCTACATGGAGCAGCCGAACGTGCCCAAGGCGCTCGCGATCGCGCGCAAGCAGGGTTGGCAATTCGACATCATGTCCACGTCGTTCTTCGTGTCACGAAGATCGTTGAAGGCGTCGGCGCAGTCGGGCATGCCGCTTTGGCAGGACCATCTGTTCATTGCCCTCAGCCGGTCGGCCAACGATGCCACCGACTATTTCCAGATTCCCACCGGGCGCGTGGTTGAAGTCGGAACCCAGGTCACTATTTGAACGGAACTGGCCCATCCATGCGGAAATTGCATGGCAAGGACCCGGAATCGGGCTAGGCTATGCCAGCAGCGCAGGACTATAAGCCGCGCGCTCTTCCGCCGTTGTGCAGTGAAGCATTTTAGAGGCCATCGGGCTCTCCCATGACAAATGACATAGCGATTTCCGCCCCGGAAACGGCGGCGGCCAATGGGCATGGCGACGCCCACACGACCGCCGGCTTCGGGGCGCTGACGCTCGGCAGCATCGGGGTGGTCTATGGCGATATCGGCACCAGCCCGCTCTACGCGTTCCGCGAAGCGGTGATGGCCGCCTCGGGCGCGGAGGGGGTGCCGACGCCGGCTGCGGTGCTCGGCGTGCTCTCCCTGATCCTGTGGGCGCTGATCGTCGTGGTCACGCTCAAATACGTCGTGATCCTGCTCCGTGCCGACAACAACGGCGAGGGCGGCACGCTGGCGCTGATGGCGCTGGCCCAGCGCGCGGTCGGTACCCGCGGGGCGACTATCGTCCTGCTCGGCATCATCTCGGGCGCCCTGTTCTACGGCGACGCTGTCATCACCCCGGCGCTTTCGGTGCTGTCGGCGATCGAAGGCATGAAGGACATCACCCTGCACTTCGAGCCCTATGTCGTTCCGCTGACCGTGATCATCCTGGTTGGCCTGTTCGCCGTGCAGTCGCGCGGAACCGCCCGCGTCGCCGCCTTCTTCGGCCCGATCATGTGCGTCTGGTTTGCGGTCCTTGCCGTGGCGGCGATCCATCCGATCATCCAGCAGCCGCAAGTCCTGTACGCGCTGAACCCGCTCTATGCGGTCTCTTTCATGCTCCACCACGGCATCATCGGCTTCGTCACGCTGGGGGCGGTGTTCCTGGCGGTCACCGGCGCCGAGGCGCTCTATGCCGACCTCGGCCATTTCGGCAAGCGGCCGATCCAGACCGCCTGGCTGTTCATCGTGCTGCCGTCGCTGGCGCTGAACTATCTGGGGCAGGGCGCGCTCGTGCTCGGCGATCCCGGCGCCATCGTCAGCCCGTTCTTCCAGCTTTTCCCGCAAGGCTTTTTCCGCGGCTGCATGGTCGTGCTGGCTACCGCCGCAACGGTCATCGCGAGCCAGGCGGTGATCACCGGCGCCTATTCGCTGACGCGCCAGGCGATCCAGCTCGGCCTGCTGCCCCGCTTCGAAATTCGCCATACGTCGGAAGCCCATTCCGGCCAGATATTCATCCCGCGCATCAACCAGCTGCTGCTGGTCGCGGTGGTGCTGCTGGTGCTGCTGTTCCGCTCGTCCAGTGCGCTGGCGTCCGCCTACGGCATCTCCGTCACCGGGACCATGGTGGTCACGGCGATGATGGGCTTCGTGGTGATCTGGAAGGTCTGGCGCTGGTCGCCGCTCGCGGCCGGAGCGCTGATCGCGCCGTTCCTGTTCCTCGACCTCACGTTCCTGGCCGCCAACCTGCTCAAGGTGTTCGAGGGCGGCTGGGTACCGCTGGCGCTCGGCGCGCTCATGATCATTCTGATGTACACGTGGCGGCGCGGCAGCCGGCTGCTGTTCGAGAAATCGCGCAAGCTCGAGTTCCCGCTCGCCGATCTCGTCGCGATGCTGGAGAAGCGGCCGCCGCAACGGGTGCCCGGCACCGCCGTGTTCCTGACTTCGGACCCACTCAGCGCGCCAACCGCGCTGATGCATAGTCTGAAGCACTACAAGGTGCTGCATGAGAAGAACGTCATTCTCACCATCGAGACGGCGCAGACCCCGCGGATCGATCCGGCCGAGCGGGTCAAGCTGGAGCAGATCAGCCCGACCTTCTCCAAGGTGACGCTGAAGTTCGGCTTCATGGAATCGCCGAACGTGCCGAAGGCGCTGGCGATCGCCCGCAAGCTCGGCTGGCAGTTCGACATCATGTCGACCTCGTTCTTCCTGTCGCGCAGGACGCTCAAGCCCGCCGCCCATTCCGGCATGCCGCGCTGGCAGGACCGGCTGTTCATCTCGCTCAGCCGCTCCGCCAACGACGCCACCGACTATTTCCAGATCCCGAGCGGCCGGGTGGTTGAGGTCGGCACCCAGGTGACGATCTAGCCGGCCAGCCAACGCCGCACTTCAAGTCGCTGCGATTTAGCTTTAACTTGCGCTCCGGGGCTCAAGCCTTTGTAGCGCTTGATTTTCGTGAGCCGAGAGGCGAGGTTGCCGCCGGCCGGGACACGTCCGGCGGGCACGCGCGATGTTGGAGGTTGATGTGGCAAACCAGGTGCAGGATCTGACCCCGGACGAGGTCTCCAAGGGTGTCGCGGAGGGCCGCTATCTCCTCGTCGACGTGCGCGAGCCGAACGAGGTCGAAGCCGAGGCCTATCCCTACGGCGTCGTGGTGCCGCTCTCGACCTTCGATCCCAAGGCGATCCCGGATCCCCAGGGCAAGGACGTCGTGTTCGCGTGCCGTTCCGGAAAACGCTCGGTGACGGCCTCGCTCGCGGCGCAGGCGGCGGGCCTGCCTTACGACAAGCATCTGGCCGGCGGCATGCTGGGCTGGAAGGCGGCGGGCCTTCCCAGCAAGGTCGGTGGCTGACCCCGCGATGACGACCAAGAGCTCCTCGCTGAACAAGGTCTTCGCCGACCTTCCCGTCACCATCTTCGAGGCGATGTCGCAGGCCGCGCGCGACAACGCGGCCATCAATCTCGGCCAGGGCTTTCCCGACGATCCCGGCCCAGAGGACATCCGTCGCGCCGCGGCCGACGCCTCGCTGAACGGCTACAACCAGTACCCCTCGATGATGGGCCTGCCGGAGCTGCGCCAGGCGATCGCGACCCATTACGGCCATTGGCACGGGCTCAAGCTCGATCCGATGAGCGAGGTGATGGTGACCTCCGGAGGTACCGAGGCGCTGACCTCGGCGATCCTCGCGGTGGTCCAGCCCGGCGACGAGGTGGTCTGCTTCCAGCCGGTCTATGATTCCTATCTCCCGATCATCCGCCAAGCCGGCGGCATTCCGCGCCTGGTGCGGCTGGAGCCGCCGCACTGGCGCTTGAATGAGGACATGCTGAAAAGCGTCTTCAATTCAAAGACCAAGGCGGTGCTGTTCAACAATCCCTTGAATCCCAGCGCGGTGGTCTATCCGCGCGAGGATCTCGAGCTGCTGGCGCGTTACTGCCAGGAGTTCGACGTCATCGCGATCACTGACGAAGTCTGGGAGCACGTCACCTTCGACGAGCACAAGCACATCCCGCTGATCACCATTCCCGGCATGCGCGAGCGCACCATCAAGGTCGGCTCGGCCGGCAAGATCTTCTCGCTGACGGGCTGGAAGATCGGCTTCGTCTGCGCCGCGCCGCCGCTGCTGCGCGTCGCCGCCAAGGTGCATCAGTTCCTGACCTTCACCACCGCGCCGAACCTGCAGGCCGCGGTCGCCTACGGCCTCGGCAAGCCGGACGAGTATTTCCTGTCGATGCGCAAGGATTTGACGCGGAGCAGGGACCGCCTGACCAAGGGCCTGGAGAGCCTCGGCTTCCCCGTGCTGAAGTCGCAGGGCACCTACTTCCTCACCGTCGACCTGTCGCCGCTCGGGCTGAACGAGAGCGACACCGAGTTCTGCTGGCGGATCGTGAAGGACTACAAGGTCGCGGCGATCCCGGTGTCGGCCTTCTACGAGCAGGACCCGGTGACCTCGGTGGTCCGCTTCTGCTTCGCCAAGAAGGACGCGACCCTCGACACCGCGCTGGAGCGGCTGTCGGACGCGGTGCGCGGTCGCAAGAGGTAGAGATGACCAATGTCGGCCGCTTCGGGCTTTGCCTTGGTTTTGCGATCGCCGCCGCGCTGAATTTGCCTTCCGCTCCCGTGAGGGCCGAGGAGCGTGTCGTCAACTTCTACAACTGGTCCAACTACATGGCGCCAGATGTCCTCGAGGCCTTCACCAGGGAGACCGGCATCAAGGTGGTCTACGACACCTTCGATGCCAACGAGACGCTGGAGACGCGCCTGATGGCGGGCAAGTCCGGCTACGACGTGGTGGTGCCCACGGCCTATTTCCTGCAGCGCCAGATCAAGGCCAAAATCTTCCAGAAGCTCGACAAGGCGAAGCTGCCGAACCTCGCCAATGCCTGGCCGATGGTCACCAAGCATCTTGCGACCTATGATCCCGGCAACGACTACGCCGCCAACTATATGTGGGGCACGACGGGCATCGGCTATAACGTGGCCAAGCTGAAAGCGATCCTCGGGCCGGATGCCAGGATCGACAGCTGGGACATCGTCTTCAAGCCTGAGAACCTCGCAAAATTTAGAGATTGCGGCGTCCACATGCTCGACTCCGCCGACGACATCTTTCCGGCGGCGCTGAATTATCTCGGGCTCGATCCGAACTCGACCAAGCAGGCGGACCTCGAGAAGGCCGCCGATGTCGTCGCGAAAGTCCGCCCTTCCGTGCGCAAGTTCCACTCCTCCGAATATCTCAGCGCGCTCGCCACCGGCGAGATCTGCTTCGTGGTCGGCTGGTCCGGCGACATCATGCAGGCCCGCGCCCGCGCCGCGGAAGCCAAGAATGGCATCGAGATCGGCTTCGCCATTCCGAAGGAGGGCGCGCAGATGTTCTTCGACAATCTCGCGATTCCCGCGGACGCCAGGAACGTCAGGGAAGCCTACGAGCTGATCAACTATCTCTACCGTCCGGACGTCGCGGCCAAGAACTCGGACTTCCTGTCCTACGCCAACGGCAATCTCGCCAGCCAGAAGCTGGTCGATCCGAAGATTCTGAACGACAAGAACATCTACCCGGACGAGCCGACGCTCGCGAAGCTGTTCGTCATCACGGCGCGCGAGCCTGCGACCCAACGGATCATCAACCGGCTATGGACCAAGGTGAAGACGGGGCGGTAGGCGTTCGAGATCCCACCCGACAAACCAAATTCCGCAAAACAACCCCATGCACAGTAGAAACGCCACCTGCGGGCTGCCGGCGGTGGCGGTGCTTAAGTCGCACTCCGGCTTGGCTTAATTGACGCTCGGGCGCAACACCGCGCTAGTTGCCGACGCATCGCGAGAGCACAGCGCCATCTACCACTCGTACCGCACCGTGCCTTTACCCGTGTACGTCTGGGTGCTCTGCGAGAACTCGCCTTCGACCGTGCCTGCGAGCGACAGGCCGTTCTTCCATTTCATCTCGGCCCGGCCACCGACCAGCGCGGAGTCGGCCGCCGGTTTCGCGCCGTTGACCGTGAAGGCAGCGCCTGGGAGCGTTTGGAAGGCGGCGCTGACGAGCCGGCTGGTGTTGGTGTCGTGCGCCCAGGCGAGTCGGCCGCGCAAGGTCAGCGCGCCGTCATTGACGAGGAAGTGCTGGTCGGTGCGGGCGCCGAGCTCGGTGCGGACATTCGTCGTGTCCTGCGACGTGTAGGACAGCGCGAACTGGTTGCTGCCGACGATCGCGGTCTCGCCGTAGCCGGGGAGGTGGAAGGTCGTGACTTGTGCGGCCGCGTAGGGCGTCACGCCGAAACTGGAGGCGGGAACGGGTGCGAAGCGCCAGCCGGCTTCCAGGCGGCCCGAGAAGGTGCTGGCCTTGAAGTTGGCGGTAAGCTTGTCGGTGCCTGACACCGTTACGGTGCGATCGGTTGTGACGTCCTGCCAGCCATAGGCGAGGGCGGCCGAGAGATACGCCGGTCCGAACGAGTGGCGGGCATAGAGGCCGGCCTGGAACAGATCGGCACGGCCGCCGCCGAGGCTATTTGAGAGCGCAAAATTGTAGCCGGCTCCGCCGAGCGCAAAGCCGACCAGCGTATCCGGCGAGACGCGATAGTCGGCGCCGACCACGGTGCCGTAGATGCGGCTGGTGGTGGTGCTCGAACCTGTCGCTGCATTGCCATTCAAGGTACTGGCGCCGCCGTAGCCGGAGGCCCAGACGCCCCAGCGCCGGTCGATGACTTCGCCGCTCGCTTCGCGTGGCGTGACTGCGGCGTAAGCTTCGCGCATCTTGGCGTCGCGCGGGCCGGTGGACGCGTAGCCCAGCGTCCCGCCGTCGCCAGCGGCCCCGCCGCGCTCGCCGTCGCCGAGCGGGTCGAGCATGCCGACGAATTGCTGCATGGCGTTGAACGAGGCCTGCGTGCCGGCGGCGCCGGGCTGGCCGGAGACTTGGCCGAGCGCGCCGCTGAGTTGCGGCTGGCCCATGTTGAGCAGCGCATCGAAGCCGGCCGGCGGCGTCGCACCGCCTTCGACCGCCTTGTTGATGGCGCCGGCGACGCTGCTCTGGTTGGCGCCGGTGCCTGGCGGCACCACGATCGTGCCGGGATCGAGCACGAGATAGACGTTGTTCAGATCGTAGGTGAGGTGCGGATTGCGGGTGGGGCTGAAGCTGCCGCTCACGCTCAGCCCGGCGAACTGCGTTCCGCCAAGGCCGCCAGTCGCATTGAGAACGGTGTAGGTCTGGCTGCGGAAGCTGCCGGGGATCGCCACCGCCTGCACGGTGGCGCCGGTCAACGTCGCGGTGCCCGAGACGTTGGTCCGGTCGGCGGCTGTCGTCGAGACCTCGACTTTGTAGAGACTACCGGAACTGAAGGCGAGGTTGCCGCTGACGGTGAGGGTGCCCACGGAATTGCCCGGGGCGAGCGTGCCGCCGCTCGCAATCGTCGTGTTGCCGACGATGCCGGTGCCGCCGAGCGTGCCGCCGCTGTTCACGGTGAGGCTGCTGGAGGACGCAATCGAGCCGTTCACCGCCAGCGTGCCGCCGTTCACGATCGTGGCGCCGGTGTAGGTGTTGATGCCCGCCAGCGTCAGCGTGCCGGTGCCGACCTTGATCAGCGATGTTCCGGTGATGCTTCCGTCGCCGGTGAGCACGCCGGTAACGGTGGTCGACAGATTGTTGCCGCCAACCGTCAGCTCTGCGCCGTTGATGTCGAAGCGGCCGTCGCCGGCGATCGAGCCGGCGCTGATCCTGCCGTCGCTGCCCGGGCCGGGGGTGAAGAAGTTGATGACGGCGGTGGACGCGATGTTGACGAGCTGCGCGCTGCCGGGCGTCGAGTCGCCGTCGAACAGCACGTTGCCGCTGTTGATGATGACGGCGTTGCCGGCTGTGGTGTTGCCGTAGAACGTCAACTGATTGGTGTTGGTGATGGTGGCGTTGCCGGCCGTGGCGCTGGTGGCGAAGACCAGCTGCGCGTTGTTGGTGATGGCCGCATTGCCGGCCGTCGCATTGCCGTCGAACACCAGCATGCCGGCGGACACCGTCGCGCCGGAAAAGCTTGCGGCGCCGGTCAAGGTCAGCGTGCCGGCGCCGGACTTGGTCAGCGTGCTGCCGCTGACACCCTGGCTCAGGACGAAATTGTTGGTTGCGTCCGCAATGTCGAATGTACCGCCGCCGGCCCCCAGATTGACCGTGCGCGCGGAGGCGTTGAATGTCGTGCCTGATATCTGCAGGGTGCCGCCGTTGAAGGTCAGGCCGCCCGCGAGGTCGCCGAGATTGGCGTCCGAGGAGACGCTGACTGTTCCGCCGGCGAAGGTGGTGCCGCCGGTGTAGGTGTTGGTGCCTGTCAGCGTGAGCGTGCCGGTGCCCGTCTTCACCAGCGAACCGCCGGCTCCGCCGCTCCAGCCGCCATCGGCGATCACGCCGCTGACGGTGGTCGACAGATTGTTGCCGCCGACCGTCAGCGCGTTGGCGCCGAGATAAAAAGTGCCGTCGCCGGCGATCGAGCCGGCGCCGAGCTTATTGTCGCCGTTCGGACCGGTGCTGCCGGAGAAATCGAAGACGGCGCTCGGGTCGTTGTTGATCAGCTGCGCATTGCCCGCGGTCGCGTTGTCCCGAAAATAGGTCGTTCCGACGGAATTGTGGAAGGGGCCGCCGCCATTGTTGGTGATGACGGCGTTGCCGGCCGTGCTGGTGCCGTTGAAGATTAGATTATAGGTGTTGGCGATGGTCGCGCTGCCAGCCGTGCTGGCGCCCGCGAACGACATCGCAAGGTTGTTGGTGATGGTTGCGCTTGCCGCTGTGCTCGAACCGCTGAAGCCCAAGACGCCGTTGTTGGTGATGTTGGCGCTTGCCGCCGAGCTGGTTTGGTTGAAATCGATTGAGCTGGTGTTGGTGATGACGGCATTGCCTGCCGTGCTCGAACCGTAGAAGTAGATCATTCCGCTGTTGTTGATCGTCGCGCTGCCGGCGGTGCTGGCGTCGTAAAATAACGTGGATCCGGCGTTGGTGATGGTGGCGCTGCCGGCCGTGCTGGTGCCGCGGAAATTCAGCGTGCCGGCACTGCTGTTGATGTTGATGGTGGCGCTGCCAGCCGTGCTCGAGTTGTAGAAGCCGACGAAGCCGTAGGACCCGCTAATGATGTTGGCGTTTGCGGCCGAACTCGAGTCGTTGAAGCTAAGCTGGCCGTAGGTGTTGTTGGTGATGTTGGCACTGCCGGCCGTGCTCGTGCCGTAGAAGTATGTCAAGCCGGCGTTGTTGGTGATGGTCGCGCTTCCGGCCGTGCTGGTGTTGTAGAAATTCAGGTGATAGTCATTGTTGACGCTGGTGCTGCCGGCACTGGTAGCGTTGCGGAAGTTTGTGGTCCCGCTGTTCGCGATGCTGGTGATGCCGCTCGTGTCGGCGTTGACGACGTCGAATGTGGCTCCACTGCCGACGGCGACTGTCCCCAGAATGGTGCCGATGCCGCCGGCACTGCCAAGCTGCAATGTGCCGCCGTTGATCGTGGTGCCGCCGGTATAGGTATTGGCGCCCGACAGGGTCAGCGTGCCGGTGCCGGTCTTGACCAGCGATCCGCCGGCGCCTGAGATGAGGCCGCTGACCTCGGTCGAGGAATTGTCGGAGCCGACCGTCAGCTCATTGGCGCCGAGGTTGTAAGTGCCGGCGCCCGCGATCGAGCCGGCGCTCAGCCTGCCGTCGCCGTTCGGACCGGTGCTGTTCGAGAAATCGATAGTGCCTCCGGCGTTGTTGATAAGGGTGGCGCTTCCGGCCGTGCTGGCGGCGCGGAAATACAGATTGCCGCTGTTGGTGATGGTGGCAGTGCCGGCCGTGCTTGTGTCGATGAAATACAGATTTCCGTTGTTGGTGATGGTGGCGTTGCCTGCCGTGCTGGCGTCGTTGAAGTCCAGCTCGTTGGTGTTGGTGATGGTGGCGTGGCCCGCCGTG encodes the following:
- a CDS encoding potassium transporter Kup, with amino-acid sequence MTASITQAETQDGPVTSGFWSLTLGSIGVVFGDIGTSPLYAFHEAVRGAAHGAPVSRVMVLGVLSLILWALLIVVTAKYVLLLLRADNNGEGGTLSLMALGQRALGRRSWFLLALGVVGASMFIGDSMITPAISVLSAVEGLKLAAPALEHYVVPLTVFILVLLFAVQSKGTALVASAFGPVMVVWFTVIAVMGAVHIADDPSVLAAINPYYAVQFVLSHGTIGLVTLGAVFLAVTGGEALYADLGHFGRKPIQSAWMFFVLPALLINYFGQGALVLSDPSAIEHSFYRMVPESLVLPLVGLATAATVIASQAVITGAYSLVYQAVQLGLLPRFEVRYTSETHAGQIYLPRVNRLLLIGVMLLVLLFHTPSNLASAYGIAVSTTMVADGIMGFVVIWKLWNWRAATAAAVIVPFVIVDLSFFSANLLKLLEGAWVPLLFGVAMAGTIWTWRKGSGILIQKTRRIEVPLDDLIRSLEKRPPHVVKGTAVFLTSDPAFVPTALLHNLKHNKVLHEHNVVLTIETAHTPRVDLAERFRMEKISDKFSKVRLRFGYMEQPNVPKALAIARKQGWQFDIMSTSFFVSRRSLKASAQSGMPLWQDHLFIALSRSANDATDYFQIPTGRVVEVGTQVTI
- a CDS encoding aminotransferase, giving the protein MTTKSSSLNKVFADLPVTIFEAMSQAARDNAAINLGQGFPDDPGPEDIRRAAADASLNGYNQYPSMMGLPELRQAIATHYGHWHGLKLDPMSEVMVTSGGTEALTSAILAVVQPGDEVVCFQPVYDSYLPIIRQAGGIPRLVRLEPPHWRLNEDMLKSVFNSKTKAVLFNNPLNPSAVVYPREDLELLARYCQEFDVIAITDEVWEHVTFDEHKHIPLITIPGMRERTIKVGSAGKIFSLTGWKIGFVCAAPPLLRVAAKVHQFLTFTTAPNLQAAVAYGLGKPDEYFLSMRKDLTRSRDRLTKGLESLGFPVLKSQGTYFLTVDLSPLGLNESDTEFCWRIVKDYKVAAIPVSAFYEQDPVTSVVRFCFAKKDATLDTALERLSDAVRGRKR
- a CDS encoding potassium transporter Kup yields the protein MTNDIAISAPETAAANGHGDAHTTAGFGALTLGSIGVVYGDIGTSPLYAFREAVMAASGAEGVPTPAAVLGVLSLILWALIVVVTLKYVVILLRADNNGEGGTLALMALAQRAVGTRGATIVLLGIISGALFYGDAVITPALSVLSAIEGMKDITLHFEPYVVPLTVIILVGLFAVQSRGTARVAAFFGPIMCVWFAVLAVAAIHPIIQQPQVLYALNPLYAVSFMLHHGIIGFVTLGAVFLAVTGAEALYADLGHFGKRPIQTAWLFIVLPSLALNYLGQGALVLGDPGAIVSPFFQLFPQGFFRGCMVVLATAATVIASQAVITGAYSLTRQAIQLGLLPRFEIRHTSEAHSGQIFIPRINQLLLVAVVLLVLLFRSSSALASAYGISVTGTMVVTAMMGFVVIWKVWRWSPLAAGALIAPFLFLDLTFLAANLLKVFEGGWVPLALGALMIILMYTWRRGSRLLFEKSRKLEFPLADLVAMLEKRPPQRVPGTAVFLTSDPLSAPTALMHSLKHYKVLHEKNVILTIETAQTPRIDPAERVKLEQISPTFSKVTLKFGFMESPNVPKALAIARKLGWQFDIMSTSFFLSRRTLKPAAHSGMPRWQDRLFISLSRSANDATDYFQIPSGRVVEVGTQVTI
- a CDS encoding OmpA/MotB family protein, which codes for MAKKKREEAHGGHGWFVTFADLMALLLAFFVMLVAFSTQDANKLKIVAGSMREAFGVQSEARYAGIIESDGLPTRARLKNVDHIQPEESSNTPTPDQEDHDKTSGARMKVDRNFALAAASLRQALQDMPELTEISKHIMFEETKQGLNLEIVDQDGRSMFADGSKVPYDRTRRLVEKLAIPLKATPLRVSIAGHTAAGFVPNRSDYGAFDLSADRANAVRQILEREGLPPSHIFAVSGKADTQPLFPDDPSLAANRRVTITLMREDPPLPPNLKP
- a CDS encoding rhodanese-like domain-containing protein; its protein translation is MANQVQDLTPDEVSKGVAEGRYLLVDVREPNEVEAEAYPYGVVVPLSTFDPKAIPDPQGKDVVFACRSGKRSVTASLAAQAAGLPYDKHLAGGMLGWKAAGLPSKVGG
- a CDS encoding polyamine ABC transporter substrate-binding protein, with translation MTNVGRFGLCLGFAIAAALNLPSAPVRAEERVVNFYNWSNYMAPDVLEAFTRETGIKVVYDTFDANETLETRLMAGKSGYDVVVPTAYFLQRQIKAKIFQKLDKAKLPNLANAWPMVTKHLATYDPGNDYAANYMWGTTGIGYNVAKLKAILGPDARIDSWDIVFKPENLAKFRDCGVHMLDSADDIFPAALNYLGLDPNSTKQADLEKAADVVAKVRPSVRKFHSSEYLSALATGEICFVVGWSGDIMQARARAAEAKNGIEIGFAIPKEGAQMFFDNLAIPADARNVREAYELINYLYRPDVAAKNSDFLSYANGNLASQKLVDPKILNDKNIYPDEPTLAKLFVITAREPATQRIINRLWTKVKTGR